The following proteins come from a genomic window of Suricata suricatta isolate VVHF042 chromosome 5, meerkat_22Aug2017_6uvM2_HiC, whole genome shotgun sequence:
- the LOC115292624 gene encoding olfactory receptor 5H2-like yields the protein MENKNATELQEFVLMGLTYQLEWQIPLFLIFLVIYLITIVGNLGLIALICHEPQLHIPMYLFLGNLAFVDAWLSSTVTPKMLVNFFAKGKMISLSECMVQFFSLVVSATTECFLLATMAYDRYVAICKPLLYPVIMTSRLSLQLLVASFVGGLLHAIIHIGFLFRLTFCNSNIIYHFYCDIMPLFKISCTDPSINILIVFIFSGSIQIFTILIVLVSYTSVLFTVLKRRSLEGIRKAFSTCGTHLLSVSLYYGPLLFMYVRPGSAQADDQGMMDSLFYTVIIPFLNPIIYSLRNKKVIDSLRKMLKRNS from the coding sequence atggaaaacaaaaatgcaacagaGCTACAAGAGTTTGTTCTCATGGGACTTACATATCAACTAGAGTGGCAAATTCCCTTGTTCCTGATATTCCTGGTTATATATCTCATCACCATTGTGGGGAACCTTGGTCTGATTGCTCTCATATGCCATGAGCCTCAGCTTCACATCCCCATGTACTTATTTCTTGGGAATCTGGCATTTGTGGATGCTTGGCTATCATCCACAGTGACCCCCAAGATGTTGGTCAACTTCTTTGCCAAGGGCaagatgatctctctctctgaatgcatggtacaatttttttctcttgtagtcAGTGCAACCACAGAATGTTTTCTGCTGGCAACAATGGCATATGATCGCTATGTGGCCATATGCAAGCCTTTACTTTATCCAGTAATTATGACCAGTAGACTATCCCTGCAGCTATTAGTTGCATCATTTGTAGGCGGCCTTCTTCATGCCATAATACATATAGGCTTTTTATTTAGATTAACCTTCTGTAATTCTAACATAATATATCACTTTTACTGTGACATCATGCcgttatttaaaatttcttgtacTGATCCTTCTATTAATATTctgatagtatttattttttctggatcAATTCAGATATTCACCATACTGATAGTTCTTGTCTCTTACACATCAGTTCTCTTTACAGTCTTAAAAAGGAGGTCTCTAGAAGGCATAAGAaaagccttctccacctgtggAACTCATCTCTTATCTGTCTCTTTGTACTATGGTCCTCTTCTCTTCATGTATGTGCGCCCTGGATCTGCACAAGCAGATGACCAAGGTATGATGGACTCACTATTTTACACTGTCATAATTCCTTTCTTGAATCCAATTATCTATAGCTTGAGAAATAAGAAAGTCATAGATTCACTGAGAAAGATGTTAAAGAGAAATTCTTAG
- the LOC115291125 gene encoding olfactory receptor 5AC1-like: protein MTVFFIYSFISVISLSESDENKTQVTDFVLTGLTDLPGMQVPLFLVFLVIYLTTMVGNLGLIFLIWKDPRLHTPMYLLLGSLAFADACSSSSVTPKMLMNFLSNNHMISLVECITQFYIFASSANTECFLLVVMAYDRYVAICNPLLYPVVMSKIVCIQLLGVSYMMGFLHPMMHTGLLFRLTFCKSNVIHYFYCEILQLFKISCTDPRINMLLIFIFSVFIQSFTFMTIIISYSYVLFAILKKKSEKGRSKAFSTYSAHLLSVSLFYGTLFFMYVRPRSGPAENQDKMYSVFYAIIIPLLNPFIYSLRNKEVINALRRIIKYK, encoded by the coding sequence ATGACTgtgttcttcatttattctttcatttcagtgATCAGCTTGAGTGAAtctgatgaaaacaaaacacaggtgaCAGACTTTGTTCTCACAGGACTCACAGATCTCCCAGGAATGCAGGTCCCCTTGTTCCTGGTGTTCTTGGTCATCTACCTTACTACCATGGTGGGCAACCTCGGACTGATTTTTCTCATCTGGAAGGACCCTCGTCtacacacccccatgtacttacTCCTTGGCAGTCTGGCCTTTGCAGATGCttgttcctcctcctctgtgaCTCCCAAGATGCTGATGAATTTTTTATCTAACAATCACATGATATCCCTGGTTGAATGCATCACCCAATTTTATATCTTTGCTTCCAGTGCAAACACAGAATGTTTCCTTCTGGtagtgatggcctatgaccgctacgtAGCCATATGTAACCCTTTGCTTTATCCAGTGGTGATGTCCAAAATCGTTTGCATTCAGTTACTAGGTGTTTCATATATGATGGGGTTTCTTCATCCTATGATGCACACTGGTTTGTTATTTAGATTAACCTTCTGCAAGTCCAATGTAATACATTATTTCTACTGTGAAATTTTACAACTGTTTAAGATTTCCTGTACTGACCCAAGAATTAATATGctcttgatttttatattttcagtcttTATACAATCTTTCACCTTTATGACTATTATCATCTCTTACTCCTATGTCCTCTTTGCCATCCTGAAAAAGAAGTCGGAAAAGGGCAGGAGCAAAGCCTTCTCCACGTACAGCGCCCACCTGCTCTCTGTTTCCTTGTTCTATGGCACCCTCTTCTTCATGTATGTGCGTCCCAGGTCTGGACCAGCTGAAAATCAAGACAAAATGTATTCTGTATTTTACGCAATCATAATTCCCCTGCTAAATCCTTTTATTTACagtttgagaaacaaagaggttATAAATGCCTTGaggagaataataaaatataaatag